Below is a genomic region from Candidatus Babeliales bacterium.
CTCAGAGGTAGCGATATCACTTGTCCACACAATCCACAGGTATTGTACACAGGCAAAAGATAAGCGACTTGCACACGAAGCAAATGAGGGTGTATTATGGAATGACCGATCATTCAAAAACACACAGAGAATTTTGAATGTGAGGAGGATTCAATCGGAGGGCTCGAGACTTCCGCAAATAATAAAACCCCTGTCGGACAACAGAGGCTCTATTCGTTTTGCAAATGCAAGGTGGATTCAACCTCCAGTATACAGGGGAATCTATGGAGGTGTCAAATTTTATGGGTACTACATCTAGTGTCGGCTCTCTCATGAGCGACCGCATCAAGACTATAGCTATAGAGAATAATTCACAGAGAACTTCTATAGCTATAGTCAAAGATAAACCGAATGCAAAAGAGGCTGATGCAATTATTGCTGACTGTCAGGACCTGATCGATGATCAGAAATTCAAGCCATTCTTCTACAAGAAATTGTATGAGCTCGGCAAGGGTCGATTCCTGGAGCAGGCATACAAAGCTCGGAAGTATCACAGAGGATCGCCTGGCCGATTCTTCGTGCATCTGCTCAAGTAACAAAGCGAGACCCCTGGAGGTGCAACTACAGGGGTCTCTACATCTATTATATGTGGGATATCCACAACTCATAAAAAAGGTATTGACTGGCTAACGAAGCACAATGTATAATGCTAATGTACGAAGGAGGTGCAAACTCTATGGGAGATAATAAACCAAAGAGCTCGGCTGGAGAGTCGCAGCTCGCAATCAGGAAGCAACTGAGCTACTCGGAGATCGAGCAGATCAGCAAAGCATTCGTGGCATCTGGCATGTTCGGTCAGGACATGGACAAGATCTCAAAGGGCATAACAAAAATAATGGCTGGCCAGGAGCTCGGCCTTGCTCCATTCGCTTCAATGCGAGCGGTCCATGTGATCGAGGGCAATGCCACACTGTCAGCAAATACGATGGCTGGCATGGTCAAGAGCTCTGGCCGATACGATTATGAAGTCAAGAAGAAGGATCTCTCAGGCTGTGAGATCGACTTCTTCGAGCTCCGCAATGGCAAGCGAGTGAAGGTCGGTACTGAGACCTTCGATATCGATGAAGCAAAGATGGCTGGCATGTTCGATCCCGAATGTCCGAATGCTCCGATCGAGCACAATCTTCGGACCATCACCATGTACAAAAAGGGTGGCGGATCGTGGCAGAAGGAGAATCAGTGCAACTGCAAAAACAACTGGAAGCAGTATCCGAAGGCCATGCTCTTCGCTCGCTGTGTCAGCAATGGTGTCCGATCGTATTGTCCTGATGTATTCAGTGGCATGCTGGTCTACACACCAGACGAACTCAATGCACAAATAAATGCTTCAGGCGAAGTGATCGACATGGACACTGAAGGCAATATCACTAATGCTCCAGCAAAGCCTGCAGCAACATCAAAGAAGGAGACTGAAGCAGTGGATGCAGATATCGATCAGACTCCACCTGCAGACTCTGAGCCTGTGGTGGACATAAACAATGAAGGCACTGAGGATCATCCAGATATCACCGATCCGAATGAGCCATCTCAGGAAGAGATCGAGGCTGCCAATCCTGAGCCTGAAGAAGAAGTCGAGCCTCTCGCTACAGTAGATGATGAATTCAAAGACACCGCATGGACCATGTATGAGCAGCTTCCATTGAAGGCTTCATACCGAATGCGATGGCTGAAGGAAGTCACTGGAGTGATCACTCGCAATTCAATCAAGACCGATGAGAAGTGGCGAGCTCTAATGGATCGAGCAACTGCAGTCACGATCGGAGAAGAAGAGATCGATGCCGAGCATCGGACTGATGCTGGCGAGCAGGAGAAGATGGTATGAGTCCTGTGATTGTCAAAGATCTTGATGGCTCGAAGTGTCCTGAATGTGGCAAGCAATGCTCTACCCTAGCTGGCCTGAGCAAGCACATGAATTCGGTCCACACTGCCACCAAGATAGTCGATAAGAAGTCACTGGAGCAGATCCTCAAGGAGAAGTATCCAGAGCTCAAGTGCTCGGTGGATGGCAAGACTGTCTACTATGATGCCTATGCTGAAGAAGGTCTGATCACCGAGCTCCAGGCATTCCTGAATCTGATCAATGTCGAAGGTATAAAACTAGTCAGGAGGGTCTTCTAATGGCTCGCAATAAAGTATTCAATCGAAGATACACTATCGAGATCAAGGGCGTGACCACGAATCACTTCATGGAGCGATTCATAGATGCCTGGCTCGGCCGAGCGATACTGGCCCTGGCGAATAAGTTTGCTCAGGTAGAGATCGTGCTGATGACTGCAGAGGAAATTGAGACTGCCTCGAAGGTCCGAGAGATATTCAAGTGTCCGAAGTGTGGAGCTTCAAAGTATACAGAAGGAGCTGACTGCCTCTTCTGTGCAGCGGAGGGAGATCAGGATGCCGACACTAACATATGAGCTTGAGACACGCTGCCTGAATTGCAAGCTGATCCAGGTCACATCGGTCCGCAAGAATTGCCGATTCGTATCTGCTAATGAAGCACATGTCGGCTCAGGCTACTACAAGAATAATGATCCGACCAAGAAGGTCAAGAAGGTGTGTGAGCACTGTGGCTGTGATGCTCTGAAGTATCAAGGCATAGTCACGAAGGAGGAGCTGTCTGATGAAGGCTAAAGCAAAAGACCCGAAGAAGGTGGCTGCAGGTCGCAAGGGTGGCCAGCTCAGTCCGACAAACTTCAAGCGGAATCGTGAAGGTGCAAAAGCTGCAGGTCAGCGATCAGCCTGGATGAAGCATAGTGGCAAACTCGAGGATTATCCTCCGCTGCTCATTCGGCCCGATGGTGGACTGACTCCACTCAATGATCCTGATGTGCCTGCTCGCAAACTACCACCGCTCAGGAAGAGGCAGTCATGAGTGATGTCAAACAGCTCAGCAGGAATACTGTCTGCAACCTCTTCAAGATCCGAGCTCCGATATGGAATGGTGGCAAGAAGATGGTGGGCCTCGATGCCAAGCGGATCACATACCACAATGAGATTGTATTCACCTATGTCCGCAAATCCGATGGTGAGCAGTCGATACCAGACCACTATTATTTTGATGGCAATCTTCTCAGAGAGCTCGACTTCGAGAAGCAGATGATCAAAGGCACAATGCTAGTGATCATTCCATTCGAGCACTTACAACTACTGGAGAGAATTTGATGCAGCCTGCAGGTCGAACAGGCGGAGGGTATAAAAAAATGGAGGTGCAAACACATGGCAAAATTGACTGAGATCACAATCCCTGTATTCCGCATTCAGCGGAAGGAACATGACTGGGGATACACAGAATTTTTTGTGCAGCAGCGACAAGGCAATGGCCGATGGAAGACTGTCAGCAGCGAATACGCTGGCATTCATTCAGCCAAAGCCAAGCTCGGAGACCTAGTGCTCGAGCTCATCGCTGAAGCAGAAGAAGAATAGAGAGCAAGCTCTCACACGAGTTACAATGTGGGTGTGGCCTTCGGGCCACTACCCTCCAAGATCACAAAACATATACGAGGGAATCATATGATACTATTTTTTGACACTGAGACTACTGGAATCCGCAAGGGTGGATTCATTCCACGAGTGGTCCAGATCGGTGCTCTACTGACTGACAATGAAGGCAACACGATCAGCGAGCTCAATATCTTGCTGCATCCTGAAGGCTTCGAGACAGTGCCTATTGAGGCAGCAAATGTGCATGGCTTCTCGATCGAGAAGATCAGGTCCGCTGGCGTAGATCGCCTGTATGGTCTGTCGGTATTCTTCGACCTGGCCAAGAATGCTGATGTCCTGGTGGCTCACAATGCTGAGTATGATATGGACCTCCTGCAGATCGAGACCGACTACTACAAGCAGAGGGCTCTTGAGTCCGAGCAGAGTCGAGTCTCTGAGTGGCAGGATGTGATCCAAAAAGCACAGGTATTCTGCACGATGCTGAATAGTCGAGACCTGCTGAAGCTGCCATTGAGTGCTGCTCAGGCGAGCTTCTTCAAAGACAAAGGGATCACTCAGCAATACAAAAATCCACGCCTGCAGGAAGCTCACATTCACTTCATGGGATATGACTTCGAGGGTGCTCATGATGCGATGGCAGATGTCCGAGCTTGCAAGGATGTCTACTTCAAACTACACTCAATAAAAGAAGAGGTGGCTGCATAAGCAGTCCACCAGGAGGGTGCAAAATAAAATGAAAACAATACTCAAATGCCTGGCCTGGATAGTGATACTTCTCGCAATATCACTGGCTATAGTCTATGGCTGCTGGCTGATACTGATCTTCATGCTATTCGGAGAGACTCTGCAGATGAGTCTGACAATAGCTGGTGAGATCTTCCTGATCGCTGCATGGTGGTGGATCGTGGGCCTGGCTGAATGCTGAGCTATACAGTCACAGGCAATCCGATTGTGAAGAAGAATACTCAGAAGGTGGTGTGGCGGAATGGTAGATCCATCGTGGTCTACTCGCCACAGTATCGAGGCTGGCTCAATAATGCGATGGATGAGCTTGCCCTGCAGAAGAGACCTGCTGAGCCGATAGATTATCCAGTGCTCCTTGTGTGCAAATTTTTTATGCAGACACTGAGGGTGGTAGATCTATCTGCTCTATACGAGGGAATCCAGGACACGCTGGTGAAGATGGAGATACTGAAGGATGACAACTTCAATATCATCATCGGCCATGACGGATCAAGGGTGCTACTCGATAGGGAGAATCCCCGAACAGAGGTGGCAATAGTACCTGCAGACCACTCCCCTGCTGGCTAAAATTGACAAAACAGGGCATATATTATTTACAACACTTAACAGGGGTGGAGACCACTCCCCTGCCCTATCGCTCAATTTTTTTGACAGGCTGTCAAGGTGTTAATGTTTTTTCATGGCGATCAGTAGGGGAGAAGGGGAGGGGTGCTATATAGGAATGCTTATAGTATGCTAATTACTACACAATAACTAATTCAATAATGTTTGTTGTTGCAATCACAAAAGTGCTTGTGCTACAATCGAAATTGATACGAAGGAGGTGCAATCGATGTATCAAATACAAATGGTGGACTCTAATATATTGACCAAAAAGGTCGAGTCCGAGAAGCAATCAGAATTTGAAACAGGTGGATCTAGCGACCGCAATGGTGCTATCTACCGCATCATCCATGCTCCAGCAGAATCGGAATACAAAGCCGAAGAGCTGGTGCTTTTAAGTCCAGGCGAATATACCGCTCTCTATTTTGAGGGTGAGCTCCTGACCTCCATCACCGAATCAGACATCATAGCAAAGGTAACGGAGGACAAATCATGAGTACAAAAATCAAGACTGGATCGGATGCCCGATCGGAAGTGAAGGCAGGCATCGATCTAGTAGCCAATGTGGTCAAGACTACGCTCGGACCACGAGGCCGAAATGTTGTGCTCAAGACTGATCCATACCGACCACCGCTCAATACAAATGATGGTGTCACCATAGCTCGGGAATTGCATGCTCCAAAAGACAAGCCATTCCAGGAGATCGGTGTCGAGACTGTGAAGGCTGCAGCCAACAAGACAAATGATGTCGCTGGCGATGGTACTACTACAGTCACTCTCCTGCTCCAAGCAATGACCACTCATGTACTGCAGCAGATCAACAATGATGCTGATCCAGTATTGCTCAGGCGTGGTGTCGAGAAGGCAGCAGAAGCTGTAGTCGAAGCATTGAAGGATGAGATCGTGGAGACCAAAGATCTCGAAGCTCTGATCAATGTGGCCACAATATCATGTGGAGATCCTGAAGTCGGCAAGCTAGTCGCTGAGGCTGTCCACAAGGTCGGCTCAAATGGTGTCGTGACGATCGAAGATGGTGAAGGTGAAGAGACTACCAGTCGAATCGCTGAAGGCATTGAGCTTCGTGGAGGCATCCAGCTTCCAGTATTCATCACCAACACAGCCAGGCAGGAAGCTGATGTCACTGATGTGCCGATCTTCGTGACTGACCATGACTTCACGAATGGGCTCGAGATAGTCCGCTTGATGGAAGTCATTGCAGGTATGGGCCACAAAGCAGGTGTGCTGATAGCCAACTCAGTCACAGGCGAAGCGATGGCATCATGTGCTATCAATAAGGCTCAGGGCAAATTCACGCTGATCCCTATCAAGGTCCAGGCTCTCGGTGAGCAGGGCCAGGCAGTGCTTCGTGATATGGCTGAAGCTACTGGTGCAAAATTCTTCGCTCGTGACGAGGGCAATCGCTTGCCTAACAATCCACAGAATCCATCAGACACATACAATCCAGATGACTTCGGCCATGCAGAGCGAGTGATCGCCAGCCGAGATCGTACATCTATTATGGGTGGAGCTGGTGAGACTGAAGACCGCATCAAAGAACTCGAGGCACAGAAGGCCAACAGCAAGCAGGCATATGAGAAGAATCTTCTTGATGAGCGTATCGCTCGCCTGCAGTCTGGTGTCGGTGTGATCCGAGTCGGTGGTGTTGGTGAAGCAGAGCGAGATGAGCGGAAGCTCCGAGTCGAAGATGCGATCAATGCATCAAAGGCTGCTCTGGCAAATGGCATCATCGCTGGTGGTGGAGCTGCTCTCTATCGTGCAGCATCAAAGGTCAAATCAGATGGCCTGACTACGGAGGAGACATTCGGTCTTCAGGCAGTAGTCAAGGCTTGCTTCGAGCCTATCAAGCAGATGGCTGCCAATAGTGGCCTGGAGCTCGACAAGGCTGATCTGCAGAAGATCCTGGATGATAAGACTCTGACCATTGACTTCTACACTGGAGAGGTCGTGGATGCCTTCAAAGCAGGCATCATTGATCCGAGCCTAGTCACACTGTCCGCTGTCAAGAATGCTGCATCAGAGGCTGCACTGTTTGCAATCACTGAAGGAGCTGTCACTAATCCAGAGGATGACTCAGAAAAGATCTAGCCATGATACCGCTATTCAAAACACACACACCACACACAATCGACAAGCCACTACTTGAGACCTTGCACAGTGGATACATCACACAAGGTCCGAAGGTGGAAGAATTCGAGGGCCGACTTCGAGACTTCTTCGGCACTGATCATGTGGTGACATTGAATAGCGGTACATCTGCACTCACACTAGCGATGAGGCTGGCAGGCATCGGCCCTGGTGATGAAGTGATCACCACTGCCATGACTTGCTCGGCCACAAATCTTCCTGTATTATCCCTCGGAGGCAAGCTAGTCTTCGCTGATATTGATCCTGTGAGTGGCAACATCAATGCAGAATCAATCGAGAAGCTAATCACAAAACAAACAAAGGCGATACTATTTGTGGACTGGGGAGGCATGCCTGCAGACCTCGATCAGATCGTGAGCATTGCGAGAGCTCATGATCTAAAAGTGATCGAGGATGCTGCTCATGCCTTCGGTGCTGAATACAAAGGCCAGAAGATCGGCACTATAGCTGACTTCACATGCTTCAGCCTGCAGGCGATCAAGCACATCACGACTGGCGATGGTGGCATCTTGACCTGCAAAGATCCTGCAGACTATAAGCGAGCTCGGAGTCTCAGGTGGTTCGGTATCAATCGTGATGCCGACTCACTCGATTCTCGGATCTCAGAAGACATTGAAGAGTGGGGATACAAATTCCACATGAATGATCTGAATGCCACAATAGGCATTGCTCAGATGGATCATGTCGATGCAGTACTGCAGGCTCACCGCAACAATGCAAAATACTACGAGCAGAACTTGAGCAATTATTTTGTTCGCTCAGTAGATCCTGCAGATCGCAGATCAGCATGGTGGCTCTATACCATTATTCTACCTGACCAGAAGAGCCGAGATGCATTCAAAAAATTTGCTACTGACAAAGGTGTGATGGTGTCACAGGTCCACAGGCGGAATGATGAGTACTCAGTATTCAAGCCATTCGCTCGCAAGGGTCTTGACGGAGTTGCATATTTTGCAGATAGAATGGTATGCATCCCTGTACACTGGGGGCTCAGTATAGATGAGCTCGATCATGTGGCAGGGGTGTGCAATGAATTTGCTCAGAAGCAGGAGAAGAAGTCATGAGCAACACGATGAATGCAGATCAATTCCCTGAGAGCAAAGAAGAGCTGAAGCGACTCAAAGGCCGAGCCAGGAAGTATCTGGATTATGCTCTCGATAAGAACAAGGGCAAACGATCCAGCAAGGTGCTGAGCTTGGCAATTATGATATCAATCGAGCGATGCAAAGCTGTCGATGAATTCCAGCGGAGGCATAAGTATCGGACCATGAGCCGATGGGATCACTTCATGGCGATCTTCGATAGTAGGAGGATCTTCAAATGATCATCGGACTTCCAGTAGTAGAGGGCCACGAGCTCACAAAGGTGGCACTGGACCACCTCACAAAGAATGCTGTCATGAGCACTACTATTCCAGTTGTGATCGATAACGGCTCGGCCACTCCATATAACTGTGATCCACCATTCGAGATCTGCAAAGAGATCAATGGCTACAAGGTCGGCCTGATCAGCAACAAAGAGAACATCGGATATTATCAGCCACTGAAGCAACTCTATGATCAGTATCCAGATGAGCAATACATCGGCCTGATGCACAATGATCTTATGCTCTATGAGCAAGGCTGGGATCGCAGGATGCTGCAGGCATTTGAAGAAGATCCTGAGCTCGGCTTGATCGGTCTATGTGGATCACGAGAAGTCGATGAGCGTGGCGGTCGAGGTGGTCACACAGTTTGCAACTTCATGGGGAGAGATGTCCTGGTGGGTGAGCAGGTATGGCATGGTCAAGATCCATCTGCAGGCAGGCGGATCGAAGGCATCGAGCCAGCCATCGTGCTCGACTCTCTCTTCATGTTGTTCCGCAGGGAGGCAATACCTTCGCTGGTCCGAGATCATGAAGACTGGGATGACATCACACTGGCACATTTTTATGATCGCATCTGGCCGATCCGAGTGATCGAAGATGGCTGGCATGTCATCACTATGGGCTCAGACAATGATCACATCGGTGGCATGACCACTACTGGCAATGAGCGATACCGCAATGACTGCATCAAATTCCTGGATGAGCGTGGCATTCCATATGATAATCCTGAGACCGAGATGTACCTTGTGGCGGAGCGAAGATACCTGGAAGAGTACCGAGATCAGAAGCACTGGCTTCCAGCAATAATCAGAGAGGGATACAATGTCACACATCTTGCATGAGCTGCAGACAGCCACTGAAGCACTAGACATGGCCGACATTCGCAATGAGGTCAGACACTTCATGACTCACAATACTGCTGAGATCATGCCTGCAGAGCAAGCCGAATGGTATCGCAACACCTATCTGCCAGCTCGAGATCATGGAGAATTATTCGGGTACTTGGTACATGGTGATGGTCCACTGCCTATCGGCTATGGGCTCATCAGCAAGCGTGATGGTCGCTGGTGGGTATCGGGTGGTCTCAAGGAGGAGGCAAGGGGTCAGGGTGCTGGATACTTCCTATTCGAGCAGATGACCATGATGATCCATGAAGATCTCCGATCGGAAGAAGCCTGGCTCGATGTGCTCAACTCAAATGAAGGTGCTCGCAGATTATATGAGAAGCTCGGATACACTGCAGTCATGGCCGATGATCGGCTGACTGTGATGGTCCACAGGCTCGAGCATCAAGAAGCAGAATCAGTATCATTAAGAGAGAAGGTAGCAGCATGAGTATTCTCGGCCGATCAAAAGACATTCACAAGACTCCAGACATGAGTCGGCAGGCACTGCTGTGGATGCATCCTGAAGCAATGGTCCGCTTCATGACAAGCCAGCGATGGGTGATTCAAGAAGGCCACCTGCCTGAAGACACTCAATTCCACCATGTATATTATGATTCCAATCGACAGGTATTTGCGATCGTGCTGACATCCAGTACATTCAAATCACTGAAGCTCGGCCAGAAGATTCCTGAGCTACCTCCAGTGACATTCCGCTGGTGGAATAACAAAGATGGAGCAATCGAATGAAGCGTGAACTGCCTGGATTCTACGAAGCTGAGGAGCGGAATAAGCTCTCACATTTTACGACTCAAGGATTCGATCTCAATGGGGTAGTACAGGGTGGAGCGAATGATGGTGAAGAGATCGAAAACTTCATCCGCATGGGTATCGACCACCTCATCGGCTTCGAGCCACTGACATCAGCATTCAATATTCTCGATGAGCGGTATGGTGACAAGGCTCATGTCTTCAAGCTCGGCCTCCATGACACAAACAGCATGGGAGATCTGCAAGTCACTGCAGGCGATGGCAAGGGCTCATCATTATTCGATGGTGTCTGGGATCATCCTGAAGTCATGAAGAACTGGAATCAAGGCCAGGCTGCAATCGTGGACCATGAGCAGGTGGAGCTGGTCCGCTTCGACACATGGGCCAAGCAAAACAACAATAAGCTCTACACTGATTCTCGTGGTGTGAAGCGAATGATCAATCTCGCTGAGTACGATACTCTCCAGCTCGACACACAAGGCAATGAGATGGAGATCCTGCTCGGCATGGGGAAGTGGCTGAAGCAATTCAAGTATCTGTGCATTGAGCTCTCAGTGACTCCAGTCTACAAAGGCGAGACACCAGGAGTTGAAGTCGCAGCATGGCTGAAGACTCAAGGCTACACACTAGACTCTCCGATCTATGAGCACAATGATTGCTTCTTCGTGAGGTCCGACATTAAGCCGACAAGCGATCAAATCTATAGAGGGAGGTGCTGATATGAAGTGGCGATGGCTCAAAATAACTGCAGGTATTGTGTGGGGCACAAACAATCTTACTCGTGATGACTTGGCCCGTAGGAAGAATGGCAGCTATGATTCAATCATTGATCTGAATGAAGGCACAGAATTTGATCCTGATCAGAATGCATGGATACCAGTGAAGGGTGACGAATCATGAGCGAAGATGCACAAAATGCAATAGGGTATGGCCTCGCCACATTATTCATTGTGGTAGCTGTCGGTCTCGGTATATGGATAGGAGGCAAGGCTATCGGTGGTGTCGGCCACTGGTGGCACTCAGTCACATACTCGACTCCAGAAGAGCAGGCTCAGCAAGATGCTCGAGCAAAAGCTGCAGCCGATGAGTGGGCCAAAGATCCACGCAATCCAAAAGTGGCTGGTCAGAAGTGTCTCGACTTGGGAGGCATTCCAGACTATTCAGCATGGGATGGAGATGTCAAAGCCTGCAACAAGCCAGGTGGAGGCAACATAGATATCAAGCAAAGCGTAGAGGTAAAGCAATGAAAATAGGAATCGGCTTCTCAGTACTAAATAACTTCAAGGGCTTCGCTGAGTCGGTGCATTCTATCAGGACCACACACGACTGGAATCTCTATATGTTTGATCAATGGAGATTGAATCGACCGCTCTCTGAGACCTGGAATGTGATGGCCATGCGAGCATTCGAAGAGGGCTGTGATTATGCCCTGCTCTGCAATGATGACATCTTATTCAGTCCTGATTGTATCGATGCAATGGTCCGAGTACACCAAGCTCTCAATGAGACTGAAGATGTTGTGATGGTTACACCAAACAATATAATGCTGGAGCTTGCAAATCCAGAAGACATCCTGAGCTATGCTCTGCCTGAAGGTGTACAGACAAGCTGGAGCGAGCATCCAAACTTCTCAGTATTCCTGATCGCTCGAGACTTCTTCGAGAAGGTCGGCTTCTTCGATGAGAATTTTATCCCTGCCTGGTATGAAGACAATGACTCTCACTACCGAGCCAAGCTGCTCGGGTACAAAGAGATCTGTACTACCGCTGCTCCAATGGTCCACTATGGCGGAGTGGCCACAAGCCTCATGGACAATCCAAATAGCCAGCACAGTCATGACTACTTCCTGAAGAAGTGGGGCTCGGCTGGCCGAATCCTGGATGAAGTATTCAAACTGCCATATGACGATCCTGAATTCACTCCAGCAATGTGGAGGCGAGCGGATGGTACTGTGGTCGGACCATTAAAGAAGGAGGCATCGTGAAGATATCAATCAAAGACTTCCCTCAGAGGAAGCTAGATCAGCGGATCTACAAGGAGGGTGTCAAAGATCCCGAAGTGACTGAAGGCATATGGGTGATCATGGCCTCAGACATAGAGGAATACATGCCTCCAAATCTGTATACAAAATTTAATCAATGGATGAGTGGCCAGACAGTCACGAGTATCGGTAGCGAGGCAGGCTACTATCTCGAAGATGTCGAGCGATTCTTGCAAGGTAAGGGAGTTATAGACTGATGGAAAATACAAAAAGAGCACTATTGACTGGAGCAGGTGGCTTCATCGGAGCACACACGCTGGCTCACTTCATGCACAATACGGACTGGCATCTGGTCCTGATCGATAGCTTCAGGCACAAGGGCAAGACCGATCGTATCGCTGAGATGTTCGAAGCTCATGAAGACTGGCGATCACGCTGCACAGTTATCACTCATGACCTGGCTGCTCCATTCAGCGAGCAGATGATCCACCGCATCGGCCACATCGATCACATTATAAACATGGCCAGCGAGTCTCATGTGGACCGCTCGATCGATGATCCAGTGCCATTCATTGAGAACAATGTGGCTCTGACATTGAATGTCCTGGAGTATGCTCGCACAATATGGGATCTTCGCAATGGCAACACCACAGCTCCAGAGGGCTCTGTCTTCGTGCAGATCTCGACTGATGAAGTGTATGGTGCTGCTCCTGTGGCCGATCATCCTGAATGGGATGTGATCCTTCCAAGCAATCCATACTCAGCCAGCAAAGCCTCACAAGAAGCGATCGCCATCAGCTACTGGCGGACCTTCGGCTTGCCACTTGTGATCACCAATACCATGAACAACTTCGGTGAGATGCAAGATCCTGAGAAGTTTGTGCCGATGCTGATCAAGGGAATCTATGAGGGCAAGGATGTCACGATTCATGGCAATGCTGAATACATCGGATCTCGCTTCTACCTTCACGCTCGCAACCATGCCGATGCAATGCTCTTCCTGATCAATCGTGGTACTCCGACAAAGTATGTGGACAATAATGAGATCGTATTCCCTGACCGCTTCAATGTGGTGGGAGACACCGAGAAGAACAATCTCGAGCTCGCACAGGAGATCGCTGAGCTAGTCGGCAAGGATCTCATCTACCACCTGGAAGACTTCCACAGCACTCGACCTGGACATGACAGGCGATATGCACTGGATGGATCAAAGCTCTTCGCTCTCGGCTGGCAGCCACCGATCAGCTTCAAGGAATCACTGGCAAAGACAGTCGAATGGACTCTGGAGAATAAGCAATGGATGCTCTAGCTCAAGCCACGATCGATGATGCAGCCAAGCGAGCAATCGCTGATGGTGCTGATAAGGTCAATCTTCTGCTGTATGGTGACTACTGCTGTGGCACTGGCTTCGCTCAGGTCCTCGGCAACATAGCCAGGGAGCTTCACGCTACAGGCAAATACAATATCGATGTGATCGCCATCAATTATTCGGGTGATCCGATCGATGTCGAGAAGTGGCCAGGCAATGTCTATCCAGCTATGCCTGGTGGCCTCATGAATGCTGGAGCATATGGTGATGTCTATGGCCGACAGCGACTGCTGGACCTCATGGGCTCAGGCAAATATGATGTGGTCTTCATGCTGCAGGATACCTTCGTGATCGAGCCGATCATGGAAGAGATCAAGAAGACTCAGGATGCCCTGCCTCAAAATGGCCACAAAGTATTCAAGACAGTCTGGTACTACCCTGTCGATGCACAGCTCAAGAAGCAGTGGGTGAACACAGTA
It encodes:
- a CDS encoding general stress protein, which codes for MKAKAKDPKKVAAGRKGGQLSPTNFKRNREGAKAAGQRSAWMKHSGKLEDYPPLLIRPDGGLTPLNDPDVPARKLPPLRKRQS
- a CDS encoding GNAT family N-acetyltransferase: MSHILHELQTATEALDMADIRNEVRHFMTHNTAEIMPAEQAEWYRNTYLPARDHGELFGYLVHGDGPLPIGYGLISKRDGRWWVSGGLKEEARGQGAGYFLFEQMTMMIHEDLRSEEAWLDVLNSNEGARRLYEKLGYTAVMADDRLTVMVHRLEHQEAESVSLREKVAA
- a CDS encoding glycosyltransferase; amino-acid sequence: MIIGLPVVEGHELTKVALDHLTKNAVMSTTIPVVIDNGSATPYNCDPPFEICKEINGYKVGLISNKENIGYYQPLKQLYDQYPDEQYIGLMHNDLMLYEQGWDRRMLQAFEEDPELGLIGLCGSREVDERGGRGGHTVCNFMGRDVLVGEQVWHGQDPSAGRRIEGIEPAIVLDSLFMLFRREAIPSLVRDHEDWDDITLAHFYDRIWPIRVIEDGWHVITMGSDNDHIGGMTTTGNERYRNDCIKFLDERGIPYDNPETEMYLVAERRYLEEYRDQKHWLPAIIREGYNVTHLA
- the groEL gene encoding chaperonin GroEL — its product is MSTKIKTGSDARSEVKAGIDLVANVVKTTLGPRGRNVVLKTDPYRPPLNTNDGVTIARELHAPKDKPFQEIGVETVKAAANKTNDVAGDGTTTVTLLLQAMTTHVLQQINNDADPVLLRRGVEKAAEAVVEALKDEIVETKDLEALINVATISCGDPEVGKLVAEAVHKVGSNGVVTIEDGEGEETTSRIAEGIELRGGIQLPVFITNTARQEADVTDVPIFVTDHDFTNGLEIVRLMEVIAGMGHKAGVLIANSVTGEAMASCAINKAQGKFTLIPIKVQALGEQGQAVLRDMAEATGAKFFARDEGNRLPNNPQNPSDTYNPDDFGHAERVIASRDRTSIMGGAGETEDRIKELEAQKANSKQAYEKNLLDERIARLQSGVGVIRVGGVGEAERDERKLRVEDAINASKAALANGIIAGGGAALYRAASKVKSDGLTTEETFGLQAVVKACFEPIKQMAANSGLELDKADLQKILDDKTLTIDFYTGEVVDAFKAGIIDPSLVTLSAVKNAASEAALFAITEGAVTNPEDDSEKI
- a CDS encoding DegT/DnrJ/EryC1/StrS family aminotransferase translates to MIPLFKTHTPHTIDKPLLETLHSGYITQGPKVEEFEGRLRDFFGTDHVVTLNSGTSALTLAMRLAGIGPGDEVITTAMTCSATNLPVLSLGGKLVFADIDPVSGNINAESIEKLITKQTKAILFVDWGGMPADLDQIVSIARAHDLKVIEDAAHAFGAEYKGQKIGTIADFTCFSLQAIKHITTGDGGILTCKDPADYKRARSLRWFGINRDADSLDSRISEDIEEWGYKFHMNDLNATIGIAQMDHVDAVLQAHRNNAKYYEQNLSNYFVRSVDPADRRSAWWLYTIILPDQKSRDAFKKFATDKGVMVSQVHRRNDEYSVFKPFARKGLDGVAYFADRMVCIPVHWGLSIDELDHVAGVCNEFAQKQEKKS
- a CDS encoding 3'-5' exonuclease encodes the protein MILFFDTETTGIRKGGFIPRVVQIGALLTDNEGNTISELNILLHPEGFETVPIEAANVHGFSIEKIRSAGVDRLYGLSVFFDLAKNADVLVAHNAEYDMDLLQIETDYYKQRALESEQSRVSEWQDVIQKAQVFCTMLNSRDLLKLPLSAAQASFFKDKGITQQYKNPRLQEAHIHFMGYDFEGAHDAMADVRACKDVYFKLHSIKEEVAA
- a CDS encoding FkbM family methyltransferase, whose protein sequence is MKRELPGFYEAEERNKLSHFTTQGFDLNGVVQGGANDGEEIENFIRMGIDHLIGFEPLTSAFNILDERYGDKAHVFKLGLHDTNSMGDLQVTAGDGKGSSLFDGVWDHPEVMKNWNQGQAAIVDHEQVELVRFDTWAKQNNNKLYTDSRGVKRMINLAEYDTLQLDTQGNEMEILLGMGKWLKQFKYLCIELSVTPVYKGETPGVEVAAWLKTQGYTLDSPIYEHNDCFFVRSDIKPTSDQIYRGRC